GGATATCCAGGGCCAACCAAAGATTTTTTTCTTCTCTTTACCAAGCCTTTTATGAAGGATTCGCACCCTGTCGAAGATGTACTCCCTGGCCGGATGAAAAGAGGTAGCCCTGGGGCTGTTATGGACTAGGCACCGGGCTTGCCTCAAGGACAAAGAGAGGATAAAGGGAGTCATCAGTTTTATTACACCAAGGAGAATCAATATGGACGACTGGGTAGTTGTGGCTGTTTTTGATGAAATGAACGATGCAGTGCAAAAAGAAAAGGCCAGAATAGAAGATATCGCCCTGGATGTGGGGCTTATGCCGGAAAAGGTGATCAGGGTGGAGGATAAAGGTAAAATCGAAATCCTAGTTCACCCAGAATTCTATACATACTACGAGGGATAGCCCGGCAATGATCCAGGAAGTTTTTCTGATTCAATTTTTGTCCGTGTTCAGTTTCAGTGATGTGGACTGGAGCTACTGGCCCTTTGGGGAGGGCATGACCGGAAGCTGGATACTGACCCTGACCAAATTCATTTTCATCGGGGTGATCCTGGCTGTGATCCTTGGTTTTTTAAGGGTGCTATTCGGTCCTAAAGGTTTTTTCCGTGACGAGGAAATGGACCGGGAGGCTGAAGAGGAACGGCAAAGGGTCAGGGAAGCGGTGGATGTGCTCCGGCAGCGCTTGGCCAACGGTGAGATAACCGAAGACGAGTTTCAGCGCAGGAAATGGCTGTTGGAGAAATGAGGGATTTTGCCTGGCATGAATCCCTGTTCTCTTCCTACTGTCAAAGTTTTTCTGGGCTGATTTCTGACAAAGATCCCAACCTCATCCTCAAAAAAAACCATTCCAGCAATGTTTCTTTGCAGGCCCGGCTTCTGGCTGAATATGAAGGCTTTGGAGACGGGCTTGTTTTTTTGACCCGCCTGTCCGGTCTGCTTCACGACATGGGACGGTTTGAACAGTATGCCAGGTACAGGACTTTCAAAGACACCGAATCAGTGGACCACGCTGGCCTGGGCTTCAGGATTCTGGGGCACCATCCTGTGCTGGCTCCTTTGTCCGGACAGGAGAAACGCTGCGTCCGGCTGGCGGTGCTGTTCCACAACAGGATGAAGCTGCCCAGGGGGCTGCCCCGGGATATCGAGATGGTGGC
This genomic window from Desulfonatronovibrio hydrogenovorans DSM 9292 contains:
- a CDS encoding SHOCT domain-containing protein: MIQEVFLIQFLSVFSFSDVDWSYWPFGEGMTGSWILTLTKFIFIGVILAVILGFLRVLFGPKGFFRDEEMDREAEEERQRVREAVDVLRQRLANGEITEDEFQRRKWLLEK
- a CDS encoding HD domain-containing protein, whose product is MRDFAWHESLFSSYCQSFSGLISDKDPNLILKKNHSSNVSLQARLLAEYEGFGDGLVFLTRLSGLLHDMGRFEQYARYRTFKDTESVDHAGLGFRILGHHPVLAPLSGQEKRCVRLAVLFHNRMKLPRGLPRDIEMVARAVRDADKLDIFPIMLSHLEPGCPENRVVTLGLDDEDCITPEIFCQVRKGHLGEYSRMRYLNDFKLLLCSWAYDLNYAYSSRIVLDKGYIARLFKMLPEKPELIELEDRITGYLEGFSAKVR